The following are encoded in a window of Bradyrhizobium guangdongense genomic DNA:
- a CDS encoding YeaH/YhbH family protein: MHIIDRRLNPGGKSLENRQRFLRRAKSLVQGAVKKTSQERDIKDVLEGGEVTIPLDGMHEPRFRREGGTRDMVLPGNKKFIEGDYLQRQGQGSAKDSGPGEGDSEDAFRFVLSRDEFVDLFLDDLELPDLAKRKIAQTESEGIQRAGYTTSGSPANISVSRTVKLALARRIALKRPRKDEVEELEAEIAACTDEDERAELIARLEKLKAKTKRIPFIDPLDIRYRRYEKVPRPVAQAVMFCLMDVSGSMSEHMKDLAKRFYMLLYVFLKRRYKHVEIVFIRHTDRAEEVDEQTFFYGPASGGTLVSSALQAMHEIVRERFNPSDWNIYAAQASDGDNSYSDGELTGLLLTEKILPVCQFFAYLEVGESGGSAFDLSDSSLWTLYERLRNSGAPLSMRKVSERSEIFPVFHDLFQRRETAQEKAAP, translated from the coding sequence ATTCACATTATTGACAGGCGCCTGAATCCAGGCGGCAAGAGTCTTGAGAACCGTCAGCGGTTCTTGCGTCGGGCCAAGTCCCTGGTGCAGGGCGCCGTCAAGAAGACCTCGCAGGAACGCGACATCAAGGACGTCCTGGAGGGTGGTGAGGTCACGATTCCGCTGGACGGCATGCACGAGCCGCGCTTCCGCCGTGAAGGCGGAACGCGCGACATGGTGCTGCCCGGCAACAAGAAGTTCATCGAGGGCGACTATCTGCAACGCCAAGGCCAGGGCAGCGCCAAGGATTCCGGCCCCGGCGAAGGCGACAGCGAGGACGCCTTCCGCTTCGTGCTCTCCCGCGACGAATTCGTCGATCTCTTCCTCGATGATCTCGAGCTGCCCGATTTGGCCAAGCGCAAGATCGCGCAGACCGAGAGCGAAGGCATCCAGCGCGCCGGCTACACCACGTCAGGTTCGCCCGCCAACATCTCGGTCAGCCGGACCGTGAAGCTGGCGCTGGCCCGCCGCATCGCGCTCAAGCGTCCCCGCAAGGATGAAGTCGAGGAGCTGGAAGCCGAGATCGCGGCCTGCACCGACGAGGACGAGCGCGCCGAGCTCATCGCCCGGCTCGAAAAGCTGAAGGCCAAGACCAAACGCATTCCGTTCATCGATCCGCTCGACATCCGCTATCGCCGCTACGAGAAGGTGCCGCGGCCGGTGGCGCAGGCCGTGATGTTCTGTCTGATGGACGTCTCCGGCTCGATGTCAGAGCACATGAAGGATCTCGCCAAGCGCTTTTACATGCTGCTCTACGTGTTCCTGAAGCGGCGCTACAAGCATGTCGAGATCGTCTTCATCCGCCACACCGACCGCGCCGAGGAGGTGGACGAGCAGACCTTCTTCTACGGTCCGGCCTCCGGCGGCACGCTGGTTTCCAGCGCGCTGCAGGCGATGCACGAGATCGTGCGCGAGCGCTTCAATCCCTCGGACTGGAATATCTACGCCGCGCAAGCCTCCGATGGCGACAATTCCTATTCCGACGGCGAACTCACCGGCCTGCTGCTGACCGAAAAGATCCTGCCGGTCTGCCAATTCTTCGCCTATCTCGAGGTCGGGGAATCAGGCGGCAGCGCCTTCGATCTCTCCGATTCCTCGCTCTGGACCCTCTATGAGCGCCTGCGCAACAGCGGTGCACCGCTCTCGATGCGCAAGGTCTCCGAGCGCAGCGAGATCTTTCCGGTGTTCCACGATCTGTTCCAGCGCCGCGAAACTGCCCAGGAGAAAGCCGCTCCATGA
- a CDS encoding SpoVR family protein, which produces MTERLFEGADWDFQTLQRITDACEEVALKDLGLDVYPNQIEVITAEQMLDAYSSVGMPLFYKHWSFGKHFAFHEASYRKGLMGLAYEIVINSSPCISYLMEENTATMQTLVIAHAAFGHNHFFKNNYLFKQWTDAEGILDYLDFAKNYVMQCEERYGRIEVERTLDAAHALMSHGIDRYPGKKKLDLRAEEKRAGRRRQHEEEVFNDLWRTVPTGKSKSRSALSVERRRKLLGLPQENLLYFLEKSAPRLAPWQRELLRIVRHIAQYFYPQSQTKVMNEGTATYVHYRIMTRLHQQGRITDGNFLEFLGSHTNVVFQPEFDDQRFSGFNPYALGFAVMQDIERIVTNPEDEDREWFPDIAGKGDVMGVLRDVWANYRDESFIGQFLSPKLMRHFRMFHLHDDPEERAGIRVDAIHDERGFRRVRRELARQHDVGFIDANIEVVDVDLSGDRRLILHHHVIKGSQLNETDAKRVLQHLADLWTYDVALIEVDANDKVLREYVVSPRPIPAAVA; this is translated from the coding sequence ATGACGGAACGCTTGTTCGAAGGCGCCGATTGGGATTTCCAGACCTTGCAGCGGATCACCGACGCCTGCGAGGAAGTGGCGTTGAAGGATCTCGGGCTCGACGTCTACCCGAACCAGATCGAGGTCATCACCGCCGAGCAGATGCTGGACGCCTATTCGTCGGTCGGCATGCCGCTGTTCTACAAGCACTGGTCGTTCGGCAAGCACTTCGCGTTTCACGAGGCCTCCTATCGCAAGGGCCTGATGGGCCTTGCCTATGAGATCGTGATCAACTCCTCGCCCTGCATCTCCTACCTCATGGAGGAGAACACGGCGACGATGCAGACGCTGGTGATCGCGCACGCCGCGTTCGGCCACAACCACTTCTTCAAGAACAATTATCTGTTCAAGCAGTGGACCGATGCCGAAGGCATTCTCGATTATCTCGATTTCGCCAAGAACTACGTCATGCAGTGCGAGGAGCGCTACGGCCGCATCGAGGTCGAGCGCACGCTGGACGCGGCGCATGCGCTGATGTCGCACGGCATCGACCGCTATCCCGGCAAGAAGAAGCTCGACCTGCGCGCGGAAGAGAAGCGGGCAGGGCGTCGTCGCCAGCACGAGGAGGAAGTCTTCAACGACCTCTGGCGCACCGTTCCGACAGGCAAGAGCAAGAGCCGCTCGGCGCTCTCGGTCGAGCGTCGGCGCAAGCTGCTCGGCCTGCCGCAGGAGAACCTGCTCTATTTCCTGGAGAAGAGCGCGCCGCGGCTGGCGCCCTGGCAGCGCGAGCTGCTGCGCATCGTTCGCCACATCGCGCAATATTTCTATCCGCAGAGCCAGACCAAGGTGATGAACGAGGGGACGGCGACCTACGTCCACTATCGCATCATGACCAGGCTGCACCAGCAGGGCCGCATTACCGACGGCAACTTCCTCGAATTCCTGGGCTCGCACACCAATGTGGTGTTCCAGCCCGAATTCGACGATCAGCGCTTCTCGGGCTTCAATCCCTATGCGCTCGGCTTCGCGGTGATGCAGGACATCGAGCGCATCGTCACCAATCCGGAAGACGAGGACCGCGAGTGGTTCCCCGACATCGCCGGCAAGGGCGACGTGATGGGCGTGCTGCGCGACGTCTGGGCCAATTACCGCGACGAGAGCTTCATCGGCCAGTTCCTGAGTCCGAAGTTGATGCGGCACTTCCGCATGTTCCACCTCCACGACGATCCCGAGGAGCGCGCCGGCATCCGGGTCGATGCCATCCACGACGAGCGCGGCTTCCGCCGCGTCCGGCGCGAGCTGGCGCGGCAGCACGACGTCGGCTTCATCGACGCCAACATCGAAGTGGTCGACGTCGATCTCTCCGGCGACCGCCGGCTGATCCTGCACCACCACGTCATCAAGGGCTCGCAGCTCAACGAGACCGATGCCAAGCGCGTGCTCCAGCATCTCGCCGATCTCTGGACCTATGACGTCGCCCTGATCGAGGTCGACGCCAACGACAAGGTGCTGCGCGAATACGTCGTCAGCCCGCGCCCGATCCCGGCGGCGGTGGCGTAA
- a CDS encoding PrkA family serine protein kinase: MYNDSLFNAFARSFEARSQHDMSMAEYLESCRSDPMKYANAAERLLAAIGEPQTIDTAKDPRLGRIFLNRTIRTYPAFAGFYGMEETIERIVGFFRHAAQGLEERKQILYLLGPVGGGKSSLAERLKSLMEVHPIYVLKAGDELSPVFESPLSLFDPDQLGPMLEEKYGIPRRRLTGLMSPWCYKRLEAFGGDISQFRVAKIQPSRLRQIAIAKTEPGDENNQDISSLVGKVDIRKLETYAQNDPDAYSYSGGLNRANQGVLEFVEMFKAPIKMLHPLLTATQEGNYIGTENIGAIPFTGVILAHSNEAEWASFKSNKNNEAFIDRICVIKVPYCLRVTEEQKIYEKLIQGSELAAAPCAPSTLETLARFSVMSRLRKHENSTLFAKMRVYDGESLKESDPKARSVQEYRDAAGVDEGMDGVSTRFAFKILAATFNHDPQEVAADAVHLMYALEQSIRREQLPEETEKRYLEFIKAELAPRYAEFIGNEIQKAYLESYSDYGQNLFDRYVDYADAWIEDQDFKDPDTGQLLDRELLNQELTKIEKPAGIANPKDFRNEVVKFSLRSRAQNGGKNPTWTSYEKIRDVIEKRIFSQVEDLLPVISFGSKKDGETEKKHGEFVARMVERGYTERQVRRLVEWYMRVKQAG, encoded by the coding sequence ATGTACAACGATTCTCTATTCAACGCCTTCGCCCGGTCGTTCGAGGCGCGAAGCCAGCACGACATGTCGATGGCGGAATATCTGGAATCGTGTCGAAGCGATCCCATGAAATACGCGAATGCGGCCGAACGACTACTAGCGGCGATCGGCGAGCCCCAGACGATTGACACGGCCAAGGACCCACGCCTTGGCCGTATCTTTTTGAACCGTACCATCCGCACCTATCCGGCCTTCGCCGGCTTCTACGGCATGGAAGAAACCATCGAGCGCATCGTCGGTTTCTTCCGCCATGCGGCGCAGGGCCTGGAGGAGCGCAAACAGATCCTCTATCTGCTCGGGCCGGTCGGCGGCGGCAAGTCCTCGCTCGCCGAACGGCTGAAATCGCTGATGGAAGTGCATCCGATCTACGTGCTCAAGGCCGGCGACGAGCTCTCGCCGGTGTTCGAGAGCCCGCTCAGCCTGTTCGATCCCGATCAGCTGGGGCCGATGCTGGAAGAGAAATACGGCATTCCGCGCCGGCGTCTCACCGGGTTGATGAGCCCGTGGTGCTACAAGCGGCTGGAAGCTTTCGGCGGCGATATTTCTCAGTTCCGGGTCGCAAAGATCCAGCCGTCGCGGCTGCGCCAGATCGCGATCGCCAAGACCGAACCGGGTGACGAGAACAACCAGGACATCTCCTCGCTGGTCGGCAAGGTCGATATCCGCAAGCTCGAGACTTACGCCCAGAACGATCCCGACGCCTACAGCTATTCCGGCGGCCTCAACCGCGCCAATCAGGGCGTGCTCGAGTTCGTCGAAATGTTCAAGGCGCCGATCAAGATGCTGCATCCGTTGCTGACCGCGACGCAGGAAGGCAACTACATCGGCACCGAGAATATCGGCGCGATCCCGTTCACCGGCGTCATCCTCGCGCACTCCAACGAAGCGGAATGGGCGAGCTTCAAGTCGAACAAGAACAACGAAGCCTTCATCGACCGCATCTGCGTCATCAAGGTGCCGTACTGCCTGCGGGTCACCGAAGAGCAGAAGATCTACGAGAAGCTGATCCAGGGCTCCGAGCTCGCGGCCGCGCCGTGCGCGCCCTCGACGCTGGAGACGCTGGCGCGGTTTTCGGTGATGTCGCGGCTGCGCAAGCACGAGAATTCGACGCTGTTCGCCAAGATGCGGGTCTACGACGGCGAGAGCCTGAAGGAGTCCGATCCGAAGGCGCGCAGCGTCCAGGAATATCGCGATGCCGCCGGCGTCGACGAGGGCATGGACGGCGTCTCGACGCGCTTTGCCTTCAAGATCCTGGCCGCGACCTTCAACCACGATCCGCAGGAGGTCGCCGCCGACGCCGTGCATCTGATGTACGCGCTGGAGCAGTCGATCCGCAGGGAGCAACTGCCCGAGGAAACCGAGAAGCGTTATCTCGAATTCATCAAGGCCGAGCTCGCGCCGCGCTATGCCGAGTTCATCGGCAACGAGATCCAGAAGGCCTATCTCGAATCCTACTCGGATTACGGCCAGAACCTGTTCGACCGTTACGTCGACTACGCCGATGCGTGGATCGAGGATCAGGACTTCAAGGATCCCGATACGGGCCAGCTGCTGGATCGCGAGCTTTTGAACCAGGAGCTGACCAAGATCGAGAAGCCGGCGGGCATCGCCAACCCCAAGGACTTCCGCAACGAGGTCGTCAAATTCTCGTTACGGTCCCGGGCCCAGAACGGCGGCAAGAATCCGACCTGGACCTCCTACGAGAAGATTCGCGATGTGATCGAAAAGCGGATATTCTCCCAGGTCGAGGACCTGCTTCCGGTCATCTCGTTCGGATCGAAGAAGGACGGCGAGACGGAGAAGAAGCACGGCGAGTTCGTCGCACGCATGGTGGAGCGCGGCTACACCGAGCGTCAGGTTCGCCGGCTCGTCGAATGGTACATGCGCGTGAAGCAGGCCGGTTGA